A single region of the Silene latifolia isolate original U9 population chromosome 8, ASM4854445v1, whole genome shotgun sequence genome encodes:
- the LOC141595135 gene encoding uncharacterized protein LOC141595135 has product MAAGYSNGKWQDNDGHYNIADGYKWLRQDHAPKVAWYNIVWSRLNTPKHMFNAWLIRHGRLLTLDRLHKMGITSQRTCFLCGYQDENHDHLFSSCTFTCRCYASFQIWLGLPSNGVVLAERMLKIRSCSGFLRKLLCSLVIALHYHIWHARNLCRVEQKVLHPKAIIQAVREDGRLAIIKYNYCQMSLCDREWCRVKGLM; this is encoded by the coding sequence ATGGCAGCTGGTTATAGCAATGGCAAATGGCAGGATAATGATGGACATTACAATATTGCGGATGGATACAAGTGGCTCAGGCAGGATCATGCCCCCAAAGTGGCCTGGTATAACATTGTTTGGAGTAGACTCAATACTCCAAAGCATATGTTTAATGCTTGGCTCATCAGACATGGGAGATTACTTACTTTGGATAGGTTGCATAAGATGGGCATCACTTCTCAAAGAACTTGTTTTTTGTGTGGCTATCAGGATGAGAACCATGATCACTTATTCAGTAGCTGCACTTTTACCTGTCGCTGTTATGCAAGTTTTCAAATCTGGCTTGGCTTACCAAGTAATGGTGTTGTCTTGGCTGAGAGGATGTTGAAGATTAGGAGCTGCTCTGGTTTTCTGAGGAAACTGTTATGCTCTCTGGTGATTGCTTTACACTACCATATTTGGCATGCTCGGAACTTATGTCGTGTGGAGCAGAAAGTTTTACATCCAAAAGCTATCATTCAAGCAGTTAGAGAGGACGGGAGGTTGgctataattaaatataattactgtCAGATGTCGTTGTGTGATAGAGAATGGTGTAGAGTGAAAGGTTTAATGTAA